A single window of Fervidicoccus fontis Kam940 DNA harbors:
- a CDS encoding (Fe-S)-binding protein: MTLPIKEILNMMVSFDKKYGIPFPVSTEIIYKWALGTDLPKNTDTVIYTGGLYQLVPYIKEFTNYLESIEEAKGTSIIMKFGERFISLTDFFAKIVVNVSKDELEKQYSIIRNIVELIKSTGTDFGYLYDKDMYTGVLLFDYGLKDAFKEHAESVHKNLKESGVKAVITIDPHTTYILKTIYPKILKDFNINVINYLELLYKFKMKPKREIHESFTIHDPCYYARNLNIITQPRELLLNGGVKINEPFRTKELTFCCGSPVETLSPSLSKEIAKTRLEELVLTSDRIITMCPMCNLSLSRVNEKNASIEDISEVLKKIYL, encoded by the coding sequence ATGACACTTCCAATTAAGGAAATTTTAAATATGATGGTGAGCTTTGATAAGAAATATGGGATCCCATTTCCCGTTTCAACTGAAATCATATATAAATGGGCTTTGGGCACCGATTTGCCAAAAAACACAGATACAGTAATCTATACCGGTGGATTATATCAGCTAGTACCTTACATTAAAGAATTTACCAATTATCTAGAGTCAATTGAAGAAGCTAAAGGTACTTCAATTATTATGAAATTCGGAGAAAGATTCATTAGCTTGACTGATTTTTTCGCTAAAATAGTTGTAAACGTATCAAAGGATGAACTTGAAAAGCAATATTCTATAATACGAAATATAGTTGAACTTATAAAGTCAACGGGAACAGATTTTGGTTATCTTTATGATAAGGACATGTATACAGGTGTTCTTTTGTTTGACTATGGACTAAAAGATGCTTTTAAAGAACACGCAGAATCAGTTCATAAAAATTTAAAGGAATCGGGTGTTAAGGCAGTAATAACTATAGACCCTCATACCACGTACATATTGAAAACTATTTATCCAAAAATTTTAAAAGATTTTAACATTAATGTCATCAATTACTTAGAGTTGCTTTATAAATTTAAAATGAAACCTAAAAGAGAAATTCACGAGAGCTTTACGATACATGATCCTTGTTATTATGCTAGAAACCTCAACATCATTACTCAACCAAGAGAACTTCTTTTAAACGGAGGAGTAAAAATTAACGAACCTTTTAGAACAAAAGAATTGACTTTTTGTTGTGGCAGTCCAGTGGAGACATTATCTCCTTCATTATCAAAAGAAATAGCGAAAACTAGGCTAGAAGAGCTTGTTCTCACAAGTGATCGCATTATAACGATGTGCCCTATGTGTAATCTTTCCCTTTCGAGAGTTAATGAGAAGAATGCAAGTATAGAAGATATTTCAGAAGTCCTCAAAAAAATTTACTTGTAA
- a CDS encoding (Fe-S)-binding protein — protein sequence MEDAQSKDEEIVNEKIKVVLDDALSCAFCGNCEWVCPTLKIKKNRIYGPRGRITAILNFVRENVLTDGAVDAIFTCLQCGACVTQCPANIRIDEDVRTVKSYLINKNML from the coding sequence ATGGAGGATGCTCAAAGCAAAGATGAAGAAATTGTCAACGAAAAAATAAAAGTAGTTCTTGATGATGCTTTAAGCTGTGCCTTTTGTGGAAACTGTGAATGGGTCTGCCCTACTTTGAAGATTAAGAAAAATAGAATATATGGGCCTAGAGGAAGAATCACAGCAATTCTTAATTTTGTAAGAGAAAACGTTCTTACGGATGGCGCAGTTGATGCTATATTCACTTGCCTTCAATGCGGTGCTTGCGTTACACAGTGCCCAGCAAATATAAGAATTGATGAAGATGTTAGGACAGTTAAATCATATCTGATAAATAAAAATATGCTTTAA
- a CDS encoding FAD-binding oxidoreductase has translation MLKSKKTIAKDLSSIVSDGNVITDESTIKVYAKNASHMEGNAIAVVFPNNTEEVSEIVKYCYKNNIKIYPQASASELTGSSLPREDGVIVSFERMNKIKNINILDSYVVVEPGVRLYDLNLELSIYGFMFPIDPASIKIATVGGAINTGAGGMRGVKYGTMKDWVNELEIVIPNEYGTILKIGCKTSKCRQGYDLVRLIVGSEGTLALVTEATLKITPLPENVITLAAFFDDIEGLVNALLEIKKNKLDILIMEFVDDKSVELTLKVLKINIAGNGHYFVTSIITSPESSERVLSLVENILKRNGAKNVYKAKTLDEAESEGIFDIRRNYDIGLRDLVVKMRKNPASKIIDYNEDISVPPSKLPEAVRRIREIEKRYGLPLTLAGHVGDGNLHPVIKIEEKNIEQIETYEKMKSEILKAVIELGGTVSSEHGIGLDKKKDLIMELKSKNSVKAIDIMKSIKQTFDPKNILNPGKIFEV, from the coding sequence ATGCTAAAAAGCAAAAAAACTATAGCTAAAGACTTGTCATCTATAGTTTCTGACGGGAATGTTATTACTGACGAGTCAACGATAAAAGTTTATGCAAAAAATGCATCACATATGGAAGGAAATGCAATAGCGGTTGTTTTTCCTAATAATACTGAAGAAGTTTCAGAAATAGTGAAATATTGCTACAAAAACAATATAAAAATATATCCTCAGGCATCTGCAAGTGAGCTTACAGGATCATCTCTTCCTAGAGAAGACGGAGTTATAGTTAGCTTTGAAAGGATGAATAAAATAAAAAATATAAACATACTAGATTCGTATGTAGTAGTTGAACCCGGCGTTAGGCTTTATGATTTAAACTTAGAACTTTCTATCTATGGTTTTATGTTTCCTATTGATCCTGCTTCTATAAAAATAGCTACGGTAGGTGGCGCGATTAATACTGGAGCTGGAGGAATGAGGGGAGTTAAATATGGCACCATGAAGGATTGGGTCAACGAGTTAGAAATTGTTATACCAAATGAATATGGAACAATATTAAAGATAGGATGCAAGACTTCTAAATGTAGGCAGGGATATGATCTTGTTAGACTTATTGTTGGTAGCGAGGGAACCCTTGCACTAGTGACTGAAGCGACATTAAAAATAACTCCTCTTCCGGAAAACGTAATTACGCTTGCTGCATTTTTTGATGACATCGAGGGACTTGTAAATGCTCTTCTTGAAATTAAGAAAAATAAGCTAGATATCTTAATTATGGAGTTTGTCGATGACAAAAGCGTTGAGCTTACACTTAAAGTTTTAAAAATCAATATAGCTGGAAATGGACATTATTTTGTTACTTCTATAATAACTTCTCCAGAATCTTCTGAAAGGGTATTATCTCTAGTCGAAAACATACTGAAAAGAAATGGAGCAAAAAATGTGTATAAAGCAAAGACTTTAGATGAAGCCGAAAGCGAAGGGATATTCGATATAAGAAGAAATTATGACATCGGATTGAGAGATCTAGTAGTAAAAATGCGAAAGAATCCTGCTAGCAAAATAATAGATTACAATGAAGATATAAGCGTTCCTCCTTCGAAGCTTCCAGAAGCTGTAAGAAGAATAAGAGAAATAGAAAAAAGATATGGATTACCTTTAACGCTTGCTGGACACGTAGGAGATGGAAACTTGCACCCCGTAATTAAAATCGAGGAAAAGAACATAGAGCAGATTGAAACATACGAAAAGATGAAAAGCGAGATACTTAAAGCTGTGATTGAATTGGGCGGTACTGTTAGCTCTGAACATGGAATAGGTCTGGACAAGAAAAAAGACCTGATAATGGAACTAAAAAGCAAAAACAGCGTGAAGGCTATCGATATAATGAAATCAATTAAGCAAACATTTGATCCTAAGAACATTTTGAACCCTGGTAAAATATTTGAGGTGTAG
- a CDS encoding acetate--CoA ligase family protein, with translation MQSDLKYFFYPSSVAIIGASEDPLKIGGLVFRNVISGYKGKVFPINPKHNMLNGYKVYRSILDVPDEVDLAIVVIPAAGVLSAIEEACKKKVKASIIITSGFAETGEQGRKLQEQVIARAKSCGMRVIGPNSFGIVSTAVDLNATFGVGIRRKGSTAFISQSGAIADGTFDWFQDEGIGFSILVNLGNRGDVNEAEIIGFLKEDETTNTIGIYLEGLPNGLGREFLKAVEETISEKPIVVLKSGRSSSGARGAMSHTGSLAGSYNIYKTAIQQHHAFVVESMQDLIDYIRALSMQKNRTTNSEIRGIGILSNSGGLGILAADEAEKVGFNVPMLPQNVIDEIRKIIPPYGAPYNPIDVTAQGTPKQQYEFYSKTFKVLEEHNVVDGYVVIIEGSFPRETVEAITDAIINEIVPITKKPIVVNWYAAKSIIEDLAKKIENEKVPVYPTPERAIHGLQALINYSLARKKAQIKALISQ, from the coding sequence ATGCAAAGCGATCTAAAATATTTTTTTTATCCTAGTAGCGTCGCTATAATTGGAGCTTCTGAAGATCCTCTTAAAATAGGAGGGTTAGTTTTCAGAAACGTTATCAGCGGGTATAAAGGCAAAGTGTTTCCAATAAATCCTAAGCATAATATGCTTAACGGATACAAAGTATATCGAAGTATATTAGACGTGCCAGACGAGGTTGATTTGGCGATAGTTGTCATTCCTGCCGCAGGAGTTCTAAGTGCTATAGAAGAGGCATGTAAAAAGAAAGTCAAAGCGTCAATAATAATAACATCGGGTTTTGCAGAGACAGGAGAACAGGGTAGAAAACTCCAAGAACAGGTGATAGCAAGAGCTAAAAGCTGTGGAATGAGAGTTATTGGCCCGAACTCATTCGGAATAGTCTCGACAGCAGTCGATTTAAATGCTACATTCGGAGTTGGAATCCGAAGAAAAGGATCTACTGCATTTATATCACAAAGTGGAGCGATCGCTGACGGTACGTTTGACTGGTTCCAAGACGAAGGAATTGGGTTTAGCATCCTTGTAAATCTTGGAAATAGAGGAGATGTTAATGAGGCTGAAATCATTGGATTTTTGAAAGAAGACGAGACAACTAATACTATAGGAATATACCTTGAAGGATTGCCTAATGGCCTAGGAAGAGAGTTTTTAAAGGCAGTAGAAGAAACCATAAGCGAAAAACCAATTGTAGTTCTCAAATCAGGAAGAAGTTCTAGTGGTGCCAGAGGCGCAATGTCGCATACAGGTTCGCTTGCTGGAAGCTACAATATATATAAGACTGCAATTCAGCAGCACCACGCTTTTGTAGTAGAATCAATGCAAGATTTGATAGACTATATAAGAGCTTTAAGTATGCAGAAGAATAGAACGACAAATAGTGAAATTAGGGGTATAGGAATATTGAGCAATTCTGGAGGACTTGGTATATTGGCAGCTGATGAAGCGGAAAAGGTTGGATTTAACGTTCCTATGCTACCACAGAATGTAATAGATGAAATCAGAAAAATTATCCCTCCTTATGGTGCACCATATAACCCAATAGATGTAACAGCTCAGGGAACGCCAAAACAGCAATATGAATTTTATTCAAAGACATTCAAAGTATTAGAAGAGCACAATGTAGTTGATGGATATGTGGTAATAATTGAGGGTAGTTTTCCAAGAGAAACTGTAGAAGCTATAACAGATGCGATAATAAATGAGATCGTTCCAATAACGAAAAAACCTATAGTAGTAAATTGGTATGCGGCGAAATCTATAATTGAAGATCTCGCAAAGAAAATAGAGAATGAAAAAGTGCCTGTGTATCCCACACCAGAAAGAGCGATTCATGGTCTTCAAGCTCTAATTAATTATTCATTAGCAAGGAAAAAAGCTCAAATAAAAGCCTTAATTTCTCAATAA
- a CDS encoding indolepyruvate oxidoreductase subunit beta, whose protein sequence is MSNETKQVIVTGIGGQGNVLMARILVAAAIDSGLEGRVGELYGSAQRGGPVASHVKFGKKAFSPIILEHEADAIISLELSESLRRLNMLKPNGAILINDYRIIPSSVMLGESKYPTKEEVIEAIKKVTDKICIIPATDMAKQLGNARIANVLMLGAFRVFFDTGIDREYFIQAIKENVRPKYVELNIKAFEKGEELGRELCKAI, encoded by the coding sequence ATGAGCAACGAAACTAAACAGGTAATTGTAACAGGTATAGGTGGACAAGGAAACGTATTAATGGCAAGGATATTGGTAGCAGCTGCCATAGATTCCGGCCTTGAAGGAAGGGTAGGAGAATTATACGGCTCAGCGCAAAGAGGCGGACCAGTTGCGAGTCATGTGAAGTTCGGGAAAAAAGCATTTTCTCCGATAATTTTAGAGCATGAAGCAGATGCAATCATATCGTTAGAGCTATCTGAAAGTTTAAGGAGACTTAACATGCTAAAGCCGAATGGTGCAATACTAATAAACGATTATAGAATAATACCGTCATCAGTAATGTTGGGTGAATCTAAATATCCTACTAAAGAAGAAGTAATAGAAGCTATAAAGAAAGTCACGGATAAGATATGTATTATACCGGCAACCGATATGGCAAAACAGCTAGGCAACGCAAGAATTGCTAACGTCTTGATGCTAGGAGCATTTAGAGTGTTCTTTGATACCGGTATAGATAGAGAATACTTTATCCAAGCAATAAAAGAAAATGTAAGACCAAAATACGTTGAGTTGAATATAAAAGCATTCGAAAAGGGTGAAGAATTAGGTAGAGAGTTATGCAAAGCGATCTAA
- a CDS encoding indolepyruvate ferredoxin oxidoreductase subunit alpha, producing the protein MSSEKNPLLLDEPGKRMLMVGNQAIVRGALEADVDVVAGYPGTPSSEVLEMLNEMRKQLGIYAEISVNEMVAAEVAGGAAAAGLKALVTMKHVGVNVASDFFNVINMTGIDGALVIYVGDDPGAWVSQNEQDTRIYCEMFHFPCLEPYDQQTAKDLMIKAFELSKKYSLPVIVRSTHRIAHASGSVTIGKLPKYPKELPEGKFVKNLDRWYTGDVFIQKLHKELHEKLYKIQGDIENLNHYYEKGNSKIGIIADGINIMYAREALQKLGLEGKVSILGLVGVFPVPRKVIANFINGLDKVLIAEETEPYLENYVNVIAHENGLSNLKVYGRNTGNIPWSNELNSSIIANALVDIAGKELGAKGLPEIPTQVKEAVKKAQEITPFRYLTFCAGCPHQGTFYALKMALLREGVKIDNIPIILDIGCYGLAPFSPMRIGDVSLNMGSGFGFPQGLRVALKTKDPVIGIVGDSTFFHASMPALINAKWNGQKGMLFIVADNRITAMTGGQPNPSSGMRGDHSQNPSINAEDVIKAMGYEVEVIDPYDVKGSIEAFRKAIKKIRETGENVVVVSKRGCALYVEPPKTPYYIDPDKCTGCRVCLLTLGCQALQWDSVKKKAHIADELCVGCGVCAQVCPYNAIIKPEGGKQ; encoded by the coding sequence ATGAGTTCTGAAAAAAATCCTTTACTTTTAGATGAACCAGGAAAAAGAATGTTAATGGTAGGCAACCAGGCTATCGTAAGGGGCGCGCTTGAAGCTGACGTTGATGTTGTTGCAGGATATCCTGGTACTCCGTCTTCTGAAGTTTTAGAAATGCTAAACGAAATGAGAAAACAGTTAGGCATTTATGCGGAGATCTCCGTTAACGAAATGGTGGCAGCTGAAGTGGCAGGCGGTGCAGCAGCTGCAGGGCTCAAGGCTCTAGTTACTATGAAGCATGTAGGTGTCAATGTGGCTTCTGACTTCTTTAATGTAATAAATATGACGGGCATAGATGGAGCGTTGGTAATATATGTTGGAGATGACCCTGGTGCATGGGTATCTCAAAATGAGCAAGATACTAGAATTTACTGTGAGATGTTTCACTTCCCTTGCTTAGAGCCATATGATCAGCAGACTGCAAAAGATTTAATGATAAAGGCCTTCGAACTTTCAAAAAAATACAGCTTGCCAGTAATTGTTAGATCAACGCACAGAATTGCGCATGCGAGTGGTTCTGTAACGATTGGTAAGTTACCTAAGTATCCGAAAGAGCTTCCAGAAGGTAAGTTCGTTAAGAATCTTGACAGATGGTACACCGGAGACGTATTCATACAAAAATTACATAAAGAACTACATGAAAAACTCTATAAAATACAAGGAGACATAGAGAACTTGAATCACTATTATGAAAAGGGAAATAGCAAAATAGGAATAATAGCAGATGGTATAAACATAATGTATGCTAGAGAGGCTTTGCAAAAGCTTGGACTTGAGGGAAAAGTAAGCATTCTAGGTCTGGTAGGAGTTTTCCCAGTACCAAGAAAGGTAATCGCAAACTTCATAAATGGTTTAGATAAGGTTTTAATTGCTGAGGAAACCGAACCTTATCTCGAAAACTATGTAAATGTTATCGCTCATGAGAACGGTTTGAGCAATCTTAAAGTTTATGGACGTAATACTGGAAACATACCTTGGAGCAATGAATTGAATAGCTCAATAATCGCCAATGCATTAGTTGATATAGCAGGTAAAGAGCTTGGTGCTAAAGGATTACCAGAAATACCAACACAAGTAAAAGAGGCAGTTAAAAAAGCTCAAGAAATAACTCCATTTAGATATCTGACATTCTGTGCCGGCTGTCCTCATCAAGGAACATTTTATGCCCTTAAGATGGCACTTTTACGTGAAGGCGTTAAAATTGACAATATACCAATAATTCTAGATATAGGGTGCTACGGTCTTGCTCCGTTCTCTCCAATGAGAATCGGTGATGTTAGCCTGAACATGGGTTCAGGATTTGGATTTCCGCAGGGGCTTAGAGTTGCATTGAAAACAAAGGATCCAGTTATAGGTATTGTGGGAGATTCGACATTCTTCCATGCATCAATGCCTGCATTAATAAATGCAAAATGGAATGGTCAGAAAGGAATGCTATTCATAGTTGCTGATAACAGGATTACAGCAATGACCGGAGGTCAGCCGAACCCGAGTTCGGGAATGAGAGGAGATCATTCGCAGAATCCATCAATAAATGCGGAAGACGTGATCAAAGCTATGGGCTATGAAGTTGAAGTAATCGATCCATATGATGTTAAAGGCTCTATAGAGGCATTTAGGAAAGCTATAAAGAAAATAAGAGAGACCGGTGAAAACGTAGTTGTTGTATCAAAGAGGGGCTGTGCGTTATATGTAGAGCCGCCAAAGACTCCTTACTATATTGACCCGGATAAATGTACGGGATGCCGTGTTTGCCTATTGACTCTTGGATGCCAAGCTTTACAGTGGGATTCTGTTAAGAAAAAAGCTCACATTGCAGATGAACTTTGTGTCGGATGTGGAGTATGTGCGCAAGTATGTCCTTATAATGCGATAATAAAACCGGAGGGTGGTAAACAATGA
- a CDS encoding metallopeptidase TldD-related protein — translation MSGEINNIAEDVAKKMKKGGFDDVVVKITYLEETMTKAANNTITITQNWSNKRLDLYLAKDKRISVMSTHFSSFEDIGKILDSSSNVISKIQPSELYAELPKPNAEHSSKILDIKVIEKMSEVPVYMQKMIEKSLESGAEKVAGVLSFIKEEKVLSINGEENFNEVSTAVKTYIRSFKGEKSGMWSFGSRYLDEKELLNTSEKATQFALLQNKKEKIDSGKYDIILSPLIAGNLLNYIMFSASAFNALAGLSFFKNNENNMYSEQLSLYDSPEETDLPGSTKFDDEGLATYTKPIIEKGMFKTFLHNSKTAKKFNTKSTANAGMLAPINWNIKVNTGDSSLEEMIRETKLGIFFNNNWYTRLHNYAEGIFSTAPRDAILLIKNGEIVGYLDRIRIADSFSNLLKKISMLSKDIYKIWWWEVSIPTKVPYIKVDSIRIATESLA, via the coding sequence ATGAGTGGGGAAATAAATAACATTGCAGAAGATGTAGCTAAAAAAATGAAAAAAGGAGGTTTTGATGACGTTGTTGTAAAAATTACGTATCTAGAAGAAACGATGACAAAAGCTGCAAATAACACGATAACAATAACACAAAACTGGTCGAATAAAAGACTTGATCTTTATCTTGCAAAGGATAAGAGAATTTCAGTTATGTCTACACATTTTAGCTCATTTGAAGATATTGGAAAAATACTCGATAGCAGTAGCAATGTAATAAGCAAGATCCAACCATCTGAACTTTATGCTGAATTGCCAAAGCCTAACGCTGAACATAGTTCAAAAATTCTTGATATCAAAGTTATCGAAAAAATGAGCGAAGTGCCCGTATACATGCAAAAAATGATAGAGAAATCTTTGGAATCCGGGGCAGAAAAGGTCGCGGGGGTTCTTTCGTTTATCAAAGAAGAGAAAGTATTGTCTATAAATGGTGAGGAAAACTTTAATGAAGTCAGTACGGCAGTTAAAACTTATATAAGATCCTTTAAAGGAGAAAAAAGCGGTATGTGGAGTTTTGGTTCAAGGTACCTTGATGAAAAAGAGCTTCTTAATACCTCAGAAAAGGCAACTCAATTTGCTTTGCTTCAAAATAAAAAAGAAAAAATTGACAGCGGAAAATATGACATAATATTGTCACCGCTTATTGCAGGAAATCTGCTGAACTACATTATGTTTTCTGCTTCAGCTTTTAATGCATTAGCTGGCCTTTCATTTTTCAAAAATAATGAAAACAACATGTATTCTGAACAACTTTCACTTTATGATTCTCCAGAAGAAACAGATCTTCCAGGCTCTACTAAATTTGATGACGAAGGACTTGCCACATATACTAAACCAATAATTGAAAAAGGAATGTTTAAAACATTCTTGCACAACTCGAAAACTGCAAAGAAATTTAATACGAAATCTACAGCTAATGCAGGAATGTTAGCTCCAATTAACTGGAATATAAAAGTAAACACTGGCGATAGTAGCTTAGAAGAAATGATCAGGGAAACAAAACTCGGCATATTCTTCAACAACAACTGGTATACACGATTGCACAACTATGCAGAAGGCATTTTCTCTACCGCGCCTAGGGATGCCATTCTTCTCATAAAAAATGGAGAAATTGTAGGGTATTTAGATAGAATTAGAATAGCCGATTCATTTAGCAATTTATTGAAGAAAATCTCAATGCTTTCAAAAGATATATATAAGATTTGGTGGTGGGAAGTAAGTATACCTACTAAAGTCCCTTACATTAAAGTTGACTCTATAAGAATTGCAACCGAAAGTTTAGCATAA
- a CDS encoding TldD/PmbA family protein: protein MDEDLLRKALDYALTQGAKYAEIRFHKNEENYVILRNGNLISAGKSSRKGIAIRVLYNGNLAFSSTNDISKESIFTGIDKAIANAKALNINKKENFSLSEERSLGKSKYEVYVKESFDQLPIDEKISYLKNLYMVALDSMKNAKLNAMFESYSDEIEEKVIVNSDGGYVESKIPRLYFFGNIIIYDPQKGSMQKMIEKGASGGLELLKGWRLEDEIKNDLKSLEKVLLEGKSPPKDAVDVVVGSEIVGLIVHESAGHPMEADRIWGRESAQAGESFVKPEMIGKVYIGNSNATVIDDPTIPESNGFYLYDDETVPARKRYIYYKGLLNEPLHNRWTASVFKTNSNGGARAMDYTSEPIVRMSNTYLEPGDMTFEELIEDINFGIFIKSYMEWNIDDIRWGQRYVGLESYLIERGEISEPVLNPVLQFNTREFYSSIISKDKNLEFSSGTCGKGEPHQGVPVWHGGPNIRLSKMKVGVIA, encoded by the coding sequence TTGGATGAGGATTTACTCAGAAAAGCATTGGATTATGCATTAACACAAGGAGCTAAATATGCAGAAATAAGATTTCATAAAAATGAAGAAAATTATGTGATTCTTAGAAATGGAAATTTAATAAGTGCAGGAAAATCGTCAAGAAAAGGTATAGCCATAAGAGTACTTTATAACGGCAATTTGGCTTTTTCGTCTACAAATGATATAAGTAAAGAAAGCATTTTTACTGGTATAGATAAAGCCATTGCCAATGCAAAAGCACTCAATATAAATAAAAAAGAGAATTTTTCACTATCTGAAGAAAGGAGTCTAGGTAAGAGTAAATACGAAGTTTATGTTAAAGAATCATTTGATCAATTGCCAATAGATGAAAAAATTTCTTACTTGAAAAATTTGTACATGGTTGCTCTAGATTCCATGAAGAATGCGAAATTGAATGCAATGTTTGAATCATACAGTGATGAAATAGAAGAAAAAGTTATCGTCAATAGCGATGGTGGATATGTAGAGAGTAAAATACCTAGACTGTACTTCTTCGGAAACATAATTATATATGACCCGCAGAAAGGATCAATGCAAAAAATGATAGAAAAAGGTGCAAGTGGAGGACTCGAGCTTCTAAAAGGCTGGAGGCTTGAAGATGAAATAAAAAATGATTTAAAATCTCTAGAAAAAGTTCTATTAGAAGGTAAATCTCCCCCAAAAGATGCTGTAGATGTGGTAGTAGGTAGTGAAATAGTAGGTCTAATTGTCCATGAAAGTGCAGGACATCCAATGGAGGCAGATAGAATCTGGGGGAGAGAAAGCGCACAGGCAGGAGAAAGCTTTGTAAAGCCTGAAATGATCGGTAAAGTGTATATAGGTAATTCGAATGCTACAGTTATAGATGATCCGACAATACCTGAGAGCAATGGATTTTACTTATATGATGATGAAACTGTCCCCGCAAGAAAGAGATATATCTATTATAAGGGTCTTTTGAACGAGCCTCTTCATAACAGATGGACTGCATCCGTATTTAAAACAAATAGCAACGGTGGAGCTAGAGCTATGGATTATACCAGTGAGCCTATTGTAAGAATGTCAAACACATATTTAGAACCAGGAGATATGACTTTCGAAGAATTAATCGAAGACATTAATTTCGGAATTTTCATTAAAAGCTATATGGAGTGGAATATCGATGATATAAGATGGGGACAAAGGTATGTAGGTTTAGAATCGTATCTAATAGAAAGAGGAGAAATTAGCGAACCCGTTTTAAACCCTGTCCTTCAATTCAATACGAGAGAATTTTACAGTAGCATAATAAGTAAAGATAAAAATCTAGAATTTTCTTCGGGAACATGCGGGAAAGGCGAGCCTCATCAAGGCGTTCCTGTTTGGCATGGAGGACCAAATATAAGATTAAGCAAAATGAAAGTGGGGGTGATCGCATAA
- a CDS encoding M20 family metallo-hydrolase, with translation MVNTLVELIKIPAISPSSGGEGELDKAKKLLEIIKKWKFDDIIEVNAPDPRAKGGIRPNIVAIYKGKNEKDKIWFLTHMDVVPPGELSKWTECKPFEPVVKNGKVYGRGSVDNGQSLVASLYAVKALMDLGIRPSRTVALAFVSDEETGSEYGAQYLLKARPDLFGENDWIVVPDGGNSEGSFIEIAEKGILWLRVKVTGKQVHGSMPDKGLNAHRVAADFVITLDKKLHEKFNKRNDLFDPPRSTFEPTMVRGSAGSVNIIPSDHEITFDCRILPEYTIDEVLNVVNQTKNEIIAKHKKVIEGESLPKIEIEIVNRSDSTKPTDPNSEIVKKLTESIQKLRGITPKTGGIGGGTVAAFFRQKGIPAVVWCTIDEVEHQPNEYASIKNMVEDAKVFLSLMI, from the coding sequence ATGGTTAATACTTTGGTAGAACTCATAAAAATTCCTGCAATCAGTCCTAGTTCTGGAGGAGAAGGAGAGCTCGATAAAGCTAAAAAACTCCTTGAAATTATTAAAAAATGGAAGTTCGATGATATTATTGAAGTCAATGCTCCTGACCCAAGAGCAAAAGGAGGAATAAGACCAAATATTGTTGCTATTTATAAAGGTAAAAACGAAAAAGATAAGATCTGGTTTTTAACACATATGGACGTTGTTCCACCTGGAGAATTAAGCAAATGGACAGAATGCAAACCTTTTGAACCTGTCGTTAAAAATGGAAAGGTTTATGGCAGAGGATCCGTTGACAATGGGCAGTCTCTAGTAGCTTCATTATACGCAGTAAAAGCCTTGATGGACTTGGGAATTAGACCCTCTAGGACAGTGGCTTTAGCTTTTGTAAGCGACGAAGAAACCGGTTCTGAATATGGAGCGCAGTATTTATTAAAAGCCAGACCAGATCTATTCGGAGAAAATGATTGGATAGTAGTTCCAGACGGAGGAAATTCTGAAGGAAGCTTTATAGAAATTGCAGAAAAAGGTATTCTTTGGCTAAGAGTTAAGGTCACCGGGAAGCAGGTCCATGGCTCAATGCCCGACAAAGGACTTAATGCCCATCGTGTTGCTGCCGACTTTGTTATAACATTAGATAAAAAATTGCACGAAAAGTTTAACAAAAGAAATGATTTATTCGACCCTCCGAGGAGTACATTCGAACCGACTATGGTAAGAGGTTCAGCTGGTTCAGTTAATATAATTCCCTCTGACCATGAAATCACTTTTGACTGTAGAATATTGCCTGAATATACTATTGATGAAGTCCTAAATGTAGTAAACCAGACAAAGAATGAAATTATTGCAAAACACAAAAAAGTCATTGAGGGAGAAAGTCTACCCAAAATTGAAATTGAAATTGTTAATCGCAGTGATTCTACAAAGCCAACAGATCCAAACAGTGAAATAGTGAAAAAGCTAACAGAATCGATACAAAAATTGAGGGGCATTACACCGAAAACAGGCGGAATAGGTGGAGGTACAGTAGCGGCATTCTTCAGACAAAAAGGAATCCCTGCTGTAGTTTGGTGCACTATCGATGAAGTTGAACATCAGCCAAATGAATATGCTTCAATAAAGAATATGGTCGAAGATGCGAAAGTCTTCCTTTCACTAATGATATAA